DNA from Bos javanicus breed banteng chromosome 1, ARS-OSU_banteng_1.0, whole genome shotgun sequence:
ctcaaactcatgtccattgagtcagtgataccatcaaaccacctcatcctctgtcgtccccttctcctccttccttcaatctttcccccatcagggtcttttcaaatgagtcagctcttcgcatcaggtggccaaaggattggagtttcagcttcagcatcagtgcttccaatgaacattcaggacttatttcctttagaatggactggttagatctcttgcagtccaagggactctcaagagtcttctccaacaccacagttcaaatgcatcaattcttctgagctcagctttctttatggtccaactctcacatccacacacaactactggaaaaaccatagccttgactagatggacctttgttggcaaagtaatgtctctgctctttaatatgctgccttggttggtcataaattttcttgtaaggaataagcgtctttttatttaatggctgcagtcaccatctgcagtgattttagagctccccaaaaaatcaagtctgccactgtttccactgtttctccatctatttgccatgaagtgatgggaccagatgccatgatctttgttttctgaatgttgagctttaagccaaccttttcactctccactttcactttcatcaagaggctctttagttcttcttcactttctgccatacgggtggtgtcatctgcatatcggaggttactgatatttctcctagccatcttgattccagcttgtgcttcttccagcccagcgtttcacatgatgtaatctgcatataagttaaataagcacggtgacaatatacagccttgatgtcctccttttcctatttggaaccagtctgttgttccatgtccagttttaactgttgcttcctgacctgtacacagatttctcaagaggaaggtcaggtggtctggtattcccatctctttcagaattttccacatttactgtgatccacatagtcaaaggctttggcatagtcagtaaagcagaaatagatgtttttctggaactctcctgctttttggatgatctatcagatgttagcaatttgatctctggtttctctgccctttctaaaaccagctcagacatctggtagttcacagttcatgtactgtgaagcctatcttggagaattttgagcatgattttgctagcgtgtgagatgagtacaattgtgtggtagtttgagtgttctttggcattgcctttcttagggattggaatgaaaactgacatactcgagtcctgtggccattgctgagttttccaaactggcAGTTTGTAAATGAACCGAATGAAGGGCAGCTccatctccaggcaggaacaaaTGGCTGACAATCTGGTCTGGAAATGAACTATTACCAGGCGGACCTCGGACCTCTCCCACCAAACAGTGAAAGACACAGAGCTTCTGGGGGAACACTGGGGACTAAagctcatttttccttttttcaaattattacatctttctcctacattggcaggccaagtctttaccagtagtgccactcGGGAAGCCCTTTATATCTTTCTCAAGTAAAGAGAACAGCAGTGTATTTTCACATAAGCAAGAGCTTGGAAAACACTCTTTTCATGTTTCCCTCttggagaaatatttaaagaaacaagacAAATGATGGGactcccctggaggtccagtggttaaggatccaccttccagtgcatggggtgtgggttcagtccctggtcagggtgcCAAGATGCCACACAGCCCTCAGCCAGAAAAACTGAAACCCAAAAAGAAGCAATGTGGTtacaaagtcaataaagactttaaaaaaggtccaggttaaaaaaatcttaagaacaaaaaccagaaagaaagaagacggACGGCCAAGTGAGGAAACATACAGGAGCACATGGGGAATTGGGCAGGTGTaggtgagaagaaaaggaagaagagtcTAAACAGCCAGAGAGATGGGTTCTGTTGATACACGCAAAGTCTGATCCTTCCCAGGCAGTGACCCTGGTGAGGTTCTGATACTTCATTAATATCAGATGTATTGAAATGCTAAGCTTTTGGattgttgttgatcagttgctGAGTgaagtccaattctttgtgaccctatggactgcagcatgccaggttcctctgtcctccactatctcccagagtttgctcaaattcatacccactgagtcgatgatgctatctaagcatctcactctctgctgcctgcctctccttttgccgtcagtctttcccaacattagagtcttgtctaatgagtcagctcttcgcatcaggtggccacagtattggagcgtcagctttagcaccagtccttccaatgaatagtcaggcttggtctccttgctgtccaagggactctcaagagtcttctccaacactatagttcaaaactatcaattctttggtgctcagccttctttatagtccaactctcacatacatacatgactactggaaaaactacagctttgactagacagacctttgttggcaaagtaatgtctctgcttcttaatatgctgtctaggttggtcatagcttttcttctaaggagcaagcatcttttaatttcatggctgcagtcatgaaatcacagccatctgcagtgattttggagcccccaaaataaagtctgtcactgttcccattgtttccccatctatttcccatgaaatgatgggaccagatgctatgatcttagttttttgaatgttgagtttcatgtcagctttttcactctcctctttcaccctcatcaagaggctctttagtttctctttactttctgccataagggtggtatcatctgcatcactgagcttgttgatatttctcctagccatcttgattccagcttatacatcATCCCgcctggcatttcgtatgatgtactctgcatataagctaaataagcagggtgacaatatacagccttgatactcctttcccaatttggaaccagtctactgttACATATCTAGTTGTAacaattgcttcttgacccacatacaggattctcaggagacaggtaaggtggtcgggtattcccatctctttaaacatTTTGCATGTATTCGGTTAATAAAATGTAGTTAAATAAACTCTACctgtcttttttcactttaaatgtgGCTATTATAACAGCTGGGCTCCTCTCTGGCTCAGCAGTGAAGGATTCGCCTGCCAGCAGGAGCTACAGCAGacccagatttgacccctgggtcaggaggagccctggaggagggcacagaggCCCACTcctgactcttgcctggagaagctcatggacagaagagtcggGCAGCTTACAGCCCATAAGGTCACTAAGACTCAGACACACTTGAggcaactcagcacacacgcacGTGTATTATAATAGGCACAATTACATTTGAGGCCCCAAGTCAAGGCCCTTCACACTGCCACCTGGGTCCAGCACTGTCCTGAAGGGCCAGGGTATGTCCCTCCTCCCCATATTTTCCCAGTGGGATAGCTGCCTTAGAACTCGAATTCCTGAGGGCATCGCCCAACAGGCACCTGCCATTTCCAAACAGCCCATCCCCCTTGGCGGTCGGTCCCTGTGATGGATAGTTTCAAGAGTCAACTGACCAGGCCACGGTGCCCAGTTGTCTGGGTAAACATTGCTGGATGTCATGACATAGTTGCTTTTTAGGTgagatcaatactgaaatcagtggACTAGGAGTAAAACAGATTGCCCTACAAAATGTGGGTGGGCTACACCCAAGATTTGaagacattgagaacagactgAGGCCCCCCAAAGAGAAAGAGATTCTTTGAGCAGGTCATCTGTAGCTGCAAAACCAACTCTTCCCAGGAAGCTCACCCTGCAGATTTGGGTCTTGCCTGCCTCCAAATGTGTGAGCTAGCTCCTCAACATCAATCTCTGTATATGTGCACATGTCTTATTGGTTCCTTCTCTGGAGAACCTTGACTCACACAGGCTCCCAACATCACTGCATGTGGCTCTCACCATCCAGACCTTCGCACACAGAGGGAagcactcacactcatgtccaggGCACTTGGGAACGGCTGGCACCAGGCTGTCTGAAGCTGTTTCTGGAGTAAACTTTCTGCATTCAAGGCAGATGTTTACTAAATGGGGTCTTCTTTGTccctagggaagccccatgttccCAGTGTGCAAGCCTGGGGCCTGGACACATGCCCCACTGCCACCCCATCGCTCACTTCATGCAGGGGTCTACTGTTGAGCAGGATACTCTGGACTGGAGGCTGCAGTCGAATTATGGCCTCAGGACATCCTGGCAGAGAGTAGCAGGGCGTGGTTAGCCGTGCCTGATGATGTCACTGTCTTGGATACAACTGAAGGCCAGGATTCTAAACCAGCCCAGACCACTCTCTACAACAAAGGTCTTTCCAAGAGTTTGAAGAGATATGCATTCAAGGCACAGAGAGGACATGACAATGACTTTATTTGTTAACAGGCAGACCCCTCACCTAGGTCAGGACAAAATCCATGACCAACAAGGATGAAGAGCCGCATGCTGGCTGACACTCAGGGCCTGGAGGGAACCAGGAGCCAGCCCACGCTGCTGACAGGAAATTCAGGGGCAGAAGGAGACCCCAGACTGGTTAAGGCTACAGAAATTTCAGGTGAAAGTCAGCGTTGGCCCTGGAAGGAGTTGGCAATGTGCCGGGTCAGCAACAGGGCTCAGGGGCTGAGGTTGGGATGCAAGCAAGGCGGGAGCACGCGGGCCGGCAGAGCAGGGACACGCTGGAGGCCGGGCGGCAGCAGCTGGGCTGGCAGGAGGAGGTGGGCACACAGCAGGCGGGGCGGCACACAGGACGGCAGAGTAGGGACACGGAGGAGGAGGGTCTGCAACTGACCGAGGAGCAGGGGTTGAGCTGGCAGCACAAGGAGGCTGAGCAAGGGGAGGACTCACAGCACACGGGCCTGCAGCAGACAGGCCTGCAGCAGACAGGCCTGCAGCAGACAGGTGTGCAGCAGATGGGCCTGCAGCAGACTGGCCTGCAGCAGACCGGCTCACAGCAGTCTTgctggcagggggaggaggtgCAGCAGGAGGACTGGCAGCTAGACTGCTTGCAACATGAGGAAGTAGAACAGGGGGAGGCCTCACAGCAGACAGGTGTGCAACAGACAGGCCTGCAGCAGACAGGTGTGCAGCAGACAGGTTTGCAGCAGATGGGCCCACAGCAGGCCTGCTGGCAAGGGGAGGAGGTGCAGCAGGAGGGCTGGCAGCTAGACTGCTGGCACGACGAGGCCAGGCAGGAGCTGCTGCAGGCTGGCTGGTAGCAGGGGCTGGACTCGCAGCTCACTGGGGCACAGAGGAGGGTCAGCCGGGGGGCTGGAGCACAGCAGCTGGGGGCACAGCAGGGGGGCTCGCAGTAGCTCTCTGGACAGTCGTCCACCTGCCAGGAGGAgccagtgcaggagtcacaggaccCAGGCAGGCAGACCCGGCTGCCGTAGCTCAGGTCACTGGAGCAGacagacaaggcagaggaagccATGGTGGAGGcggtggggctggaggagggtgaggatgtgagtgtgtgttagtgagttagtgagtgagtgtgtgagtgcTGCTGTGGGCTGTGGGCCTTTTATACCCCGTCAAGGTGTGTGCTGGGCCAGCTGAAGTCTCCCTgaggcttccctttccttgttGGTGTTTTGAGCCCCTATTACTTCTTGTTTATTTACACAAGAGTTTGCTGCTTGTAAAATGCATGTCCTGGTTGAGGGCTGGATCACCCCTGAGCTGTGTGAGGTTCTCTAAGCAAACACAGGATTAATCTAGGGTCCCAGAGCCCCACCCGTGTGTGCCTGCCAGCTCTCCCCTCCCACCTGTCTCCATGGCTCTGCAGGGGAGTGGCTGTGAACCCCTGTCTCAGAGAGTTGGCATCGCAGAGCTCAAAGTTGGGACAGTGCTGTCACCTGCTGTAGGACATCCCTCTCAAGCACCAGGGCTGAACAGTGGACAGACCAGCCAAAGGGAGAAGGAGTGAGTGAGAAGAACCAAGACATGTCTCAAGCACAGCGCAGGATGGAGGGAAGGTCCAGCTGCGTCAGACGAGGTTTCCAGGGATAGAATGTGTGCAGCAAAGGGAGAAACAGAACACTttccagagagaagggaaagaaacatgGTGCTTCAGATTTGGAACTTTGACTGAACTAAGACAAGATGAATGGAAAACGGTGTGTGTCTGACACACTGATGAAATGTCTGACACTAAATATGAGGAAACAGTCTAAAAGCTTCCAGAGAGTTTGACATCTGACTTCACTCAGCCAATCAACATACCTGAAGACAGTGCAACCAACTCTTGAAAGTCTGAGGAAAGTGGGTTATCAGGCGGATGGAGATTAGAGCATTTCTGATAAGACAGCTATTCTGAAAAGAAGCCACTCGTACAGATTCTACAAAAACCACCTTGAGAGTACATGGTCCAGAAAAAGAGCGAGCCCAAAGGCAggcagaatataaaaaagaataataaagaacaACAGAGTCAGCAAAAAGCAGACAGAGGCAGCGGAGGTCCATCGGCTTGGCCCTGTAGTAGCAAGTGCCTGCTGGCTGTCCCGCCCTTCTGGCCTTCGACACACTCTTTTCCAAGTGCAGTTCTCTGAGTTTGACAAATGCAGACATACCCCCACCAGACCATACAGGCCCCCAAACTCCTGTCCCACTGGAATCAGCTTCTCCCTTGGCCCAAAGCCCCAGGCAAGTGCtgattcaaaatcactgcagttgtgACTTTTCTAGGAGGTCCTTGCCTACACTGGCATGGTAATGGTTTTTAATTCTAGCCTTTCTCATAGATATGAAGGGGACTTTGTGgcagttttaatttgcacttccctaATGAGTAATGGACAAGGCAAtggtacccaactccagtactcttgcctggaaaatcccatgggcggaggagcctggtaggctgcagtccatggggtcgcaaagagtcggacacaatgagcgacttccctttcacttttcactttcatgcactggagaaggaaatggcaacccactccagtgttcttgcctggagaatcccaggggtgggggagcctggtgggctgccgtctacgggttcgcacagagtcggacacgactgagcgaatgaactgaactgaactaaatgagtAATGATGCGGAGCATCATTTTATACGCTTATTGGCCATCCCTGCATCTTCTTTGATATTTCTTCAAATCTTTAGGCCCTtttctttgttagtttttcttGATGTTAGATTTtgagtgttctttatatattttggatacaagtactataactataaaactcttttaagaaaaaataggACAAAACTTCACAACCTTGAATTTGGCAGTCATTTCCTGGATATGACACCAATAACACAGTCagcataagaaaatataaaaactggactttatgaaaattttaaatatttttcatcaaaaTGTAGTATCAACACAGAACAAAGGTAACCCAAAGAAGTGTGaggaaacatttgaaaatcatatgTCTGATAAGAGATTGATATCTAGAATGTATAGAaaactcctaaaactcaacaacaacaacaaaacacctaACTCAGAAATGAGCAAAGGCCacgaatagacatttttccaaagaagatatgcaaatggccaataagctcatgaaaatatactcaatataaccaatcattagagaaatgcaaatcaaaactataatgaggtaccacctTACACCTCTTAGTAAAAtgaccatttattttaaaaaacaacataaatattGGTGAGTCTGTGAAGAAACtggaacacttgtacactgttggtaggaacatGATCTGGTACAGCTACGTGGAAATCAGTATGATGGTTCCTCAATAcattaaaagtagaattactgtatgatccagtATTTCTACTGGGTCTATGCTGAAAAGAATTGAAAGCTGAATCTTGAAGAGCTATTTGTAAACCACATTCATagaagcatttttcaaaatagcTGTAAAGTGGGAGCCATTCAGGTgttcactgatggatgaatggataagcaaaatgtggtatacacatagaatggaatattattcacctgTTAACAGGAAGTAAATCTGGCACTATTATGGATGAACGATGAGGACATTATGGTAAcataaataagccagtcacaaaaagacaaacactttgtgatttcacttacatgaagtactttagagacaaaaagtagaataATACTTTCCATGGGCTTCGAGAAAGGAAGTATGGGTATTGTTTAATGTGTATAGAGTTTGTTTTGCAAGATAAAGAGTTCCAAGTATGGATAGTGGAAATGGTTACACATGgttatgaatgtacttaataccattgaactgtacactttaaagtgGTTAAGGTTGTAAACTTTGTGTTATGAATATTttccctcaataaaaaaaatagaaaaaggctaTCAAGGCATGAAGGAACATGAAGGAAACGTAAGTGCACattcctaagtgaaagaagccaatctgaaaagtttCCACTCCTGATGGTTCCAAggatatgacattctggaaaagacaaaactatggagtcagtaaaaagatcagtggttgccaagggttagCAGGGAAGAAGAGATGAACACATGGAGcacaggatttttagggcagggAAACTATTCCATAATGTTCCACATGTGCTATAATACGGTTATCAAAACACATAGAACTTAGCAACAGCAAGAGTaactctaatgtaaactatggaatTTGGGTGATATTAACATGTCAGTGTAGGTTTATCTATTATAAGGAAAGACTGTAGCCCATTTGTAACAAATGCATCAAATCACAAGATACTGATGGTGGGGTAGGCTGCACCTGTGTGAGGGTGTGACTATATAGGAACTCTATACCTCCCACTCAGCTTTGCTCTGAACCTAAAACTGCCCTAAAAAACAAGATATGCTAAGTTGATACAGGACAATTAAGGAgatctgaattttatttatttgtgtcttcaaggcatgtgaaagtgctgcactcaatatgccagcaaatttggaaaactcagtagtggccacaggactggaaaaggtcagttttcattccaatcccaaagaaaggcaaggccaaagaatgctcaaactaccgcacaattgcactcatctccatgctagtaaggtaatgcttaaaattctccaagccaggcttcagcaatatgtgaaccatgaacttcctgatgttcaagctggttttagaaaaggcagaggaaccagagatcaaattgccaacatctgctggatcatggaaaaagcaagagagttccagaaaaacatctatttctgctttattgactatgccaaagcctttgactttgtggatcacaataaactgtgggaaattctgaaagagatgggaataccagaccacctgacctgcctcttgagaaacctatatgcaggtcaggaagcaacagttagaactggacatggaacaacagactggttccaaataggaaagggagtacgtcaaagctgtatattgtcaccctgtttatttaacttctatgcagagtacatcatgagaaacgctggactggaagaaacacaagctggaatcaagattgccgggagaaatatcaataacctcagatatgcagatgacaccaccattatggcagaaagtgaagaggaactaaaaagcctcttgatgaaggtgaaagtggagagtgaaaaagttgacttaaagctcaacattcagaaaatgaagatcatggcatccggtcccatcacttcatgggaaatagatggggaaacactgaaaacagtgtcagactttatttttgggggctccaaaatcgctgcagatggtggctgcagccatgaaattaaaagatgcttactccttggagggaaagttatgtccaacctagatagcatattcaaaagcagagacattactttgccaacaaaggttcgtctagtcaaggctatggcttttcctttggttatgtatggatgtgagagttggactgtgaagaaggctgagcgccgaagaattgatgcttttgaactgtggtgttggagaagactcttgagagtcccttggactgcaaggagatccaaccagtccattctgaaggagatcagccctgggatttctttggaaggaatgatgctaaagctgaaactccagtactttggccacctcatgcgaagagttgactcattggaatagactctgatgctgggagggattgggggcaagaggagaagaggacgacagaggatgagatggctggatggcatcactgactcgatggacatgagtctgagtgaattccgggggttggtgatggacagggaggcctggtgtgttgtgattcatggggttgcaaagagtcagacacgactgagcgactgatctgatctgatctgatcaaggcATGAGTCCATATCACCTTAATTGCTTATTGAATTTCCTTTTAATATCTGTGGGGTCTGTGCTAATTTCTCACTTTCATTCCTATTTTCTCTCAGAGTTGAGGCAACGTCCTTCGGAAGAGCCAACCCATGTCCTGAGACTTATGAATATTTCCAACAGGCAGTAGGGGCAGGTCCTTTTAAGGCTCTCTGTCATCTCTGTGAATCAGTCCAGCTAACTTTATGGGTTATCCCAGGCTCAGCCTCACACCTGTTTGCTTATCATTTCTCAGGGGACACTTAAGGGAGACCCTCCGTGGACAGGGGAGTTCCTCAGAACAGCtctcttctctctggcatcctGACCCCGGACACTAGCTGCCCCTGGTTTGCAGACCAGCTCTAAAACTGAGGGATCCATGGCACTCCACCTGGGTTTCTGGCCTGGGTGCTGGAAACATTCTCGAGGGGGTGAGCTGGGCAGCTGTGAGACCCACTCAGTGTCTTTCCCCTCCCAGGTGGGCCTGTGCTGTCCTCCTCAAGTCCAGCATCTCAACCTCCTTGTGTCCGGACCTTGTTAGTTCTCTGGAT
Protein-coding regions in this window:
- the LOC133254910 gene encoding keratin-associated protein 10-4-like; this encodes MASSALSVCSSDLSYGSRVCLPGSCDSCTGSSWQVDDCPESYCEPPCCAPSCCAPAPRLTLLCAPVSCESSPCYQPACSSSCLASSCQQSSCQPSCCTSSPCQQACCGPICCKPVCCTPVCCRPVCCTPVCCEASPCSTSSCCKQSSCQSSCCTSSPCQQDCCEPVCCRPVCCRPICCTPVCCRPVCCRPVCCRPVCCESSPCSASLCCQLNPCSSVSCRPSSSVSLLCRPVCRPACCVPTSSCQPSCCRPASSVSLLCRPACSRLLIHSHTLKPSSNPTTSTMAASTLSVCSSALGYDCPESCCEPPCSAPSCCAPAPRLTLLCAPVSCESSPCCQPACSSSSPCQQACCEPVCCTPVCCTPVCCTPVCCEASPCSTSPCCQLSSCQSSCCTSSRCQQACCEPVCCTPVCCRPVCCTPVCCRPVCCTPVCCRPVCCEASPCSAPSSCCRPSTSVSLLCRPMCRPTCCVPKSSCQPSCCCPASSVSLLCRPTCSRPTCCIPTSAPEPCC